Proteins co-encoded in one Sulfurovum xiamenensis genomic window:
- a CDS encoding Nif3-like dinuclear metal center hexameric protein, producing the protein MKLQEIYNHLDRISPFELQEKWDNSGLIVGDMSREVSQIVVALDIDEEMIESAEVDTLFVVHHPLIFSKMTQLDFAKYPSNLIEKMILKRHSLIALHTNFDQTHLNRYVFEKILGFQVASQDPFVCVAKGEWHYKELLTLLKEKLNLPTLKVIGKKEKISSIALTTGAGASLMDEVEADCFLTGDIKYHDAMKAMSEDLMMVDIGHYESEKFFAEIILDELKVLPLLAIISNSKNPFHIETI; encoded by the coding sequence ATGAAACTGCAAGAGATATATAACCATCTAGATAGGATCAGTCCCTTTGAACTTCAAGAAAAGTGGGATAACTCGGGACTGATCGTTGGTGATATGTCCAGAGAAGTATCCCAGATAGTGGTAGCACTGGACATCGATGAAGAGATGATAGAAAGTGCAGAGGTCGATACACTTTTTGTCGTACATCACCCTCTGATCTTTAGTAAAATGACACAGCTTGATTTTGCCAAGTACCCATCGAACCTTATTGAAAAGATGATACTGAAGAGGCACTCTCTTATTGCTTTACATACCAATTTTGACCAGACACATTTGAACAGATATGTGTTTGAAAAGATCTTAGGATTTCAAGTCGCGTCACAAGATCCATTTGTCTGTGTGGCAAAGGGTGAGTGGCACTATAAAGAACTCTTAACTCTTTTAAAAGAGAAACTGAACCTTCCTACACTCAAAGTCATAGGGAAAAAAGAGAAGATAAGCTCTATCGCTTTGACCACAGGGGCAGGGGCTTCACTTATGGATGAGGTTGAAGCTGACTGTTTTTTGACTGGAGATATAAAATATCATGATGCGATGAAAGCCATGAGTGAAGATTTGATGATGGTAGACATCGGACACTATGAGAGTGAAAAGTTTTTTGCAGAGATCATTTTGGATGAGTTGAAAGTTTTACCTCTTTTAGCTATAATTTCAAATTCAAAAAACCCATTTCATATTGAAACAATATAA
- a CDS encoding 5-(carboxyamino)imidazole ribonucleotide synthase produces MIEKLVTSNLKMGVIAGGQLGKMLIQEASKWDISTYVLDPDEGCSARNVASVYVKGDFNDFDTVYEFGKRVDILTFELENVNIEALQKLKSEGLKIVPDPDILALIQDKGLQKEFYAKHALPTSSFICCENEEEITEALQTGKLAYPFVQKLRKGGYDGRGVSLIHSSEKTLLDGTSVIEQKVDIDKEIAVIAARNSAGEVRCFPAVEMTFNDETNLVEEIFCPANITQEEAQTAEALAIDIIEKLDMVGLLAIEFFIDKQGQILINEVAPRPHNSGHHTIDSVVTSQLEQLLRAILDLPLGSTKLTSASVMLNLLGEAGYEGPVYYEGFSECLAIDGVKIHLYGKKSTRPSRKMGHVTVLSDSVEHAFKKADQVKNILKVKSWEK; encoded by the coding sequence GTGATCGAAAAACTGGTAACTTCAAATTTAAAAATGGGGGTCATTGCCGGCGGACAGCTTGGCAAGATGCTGATTCAAGAGGCTAGCAAATGGGATATTTCCACCTATGTACTTGACCCGGATGAAGGATGTTCCGCACGTAATGTGGCTTCAGTCTATGTGAAAGGTGACTTTAACGACTTTGACACCGTCTATGAATTTGGAAAGCGTGTAGATATCCTGACTTTTGAACTTGAAAATGTCAATATTGAAGCATTGCAAAAGCTTAAATCTGAAGGACTGAAAATCGTTCCAGACCCTGATATCTTGGCACTCATTCAAGATAAAGGATTGCAAAAAGAGTTCTATGCAAAGCATGCACTGCCAACCTCTTCTTTTATCTGTTGTGAAAATGAAGAGGAGATAACTGAAGCTCTCCAAACAGGAAAACTTGCCTATCCTTTTGTGCAAAAGTTACGAAAAGGCGGATATGACGGACGCGGTGTATCACTCATCCATAGTAGTGAAAAAACACTTTTAGATGGTACTTCAGTGATAGAGCAAAAAGTGGATATCGATAAAGAAATTGCTGTGATCGCTGCAAGAAACAGTGCAGGAGAAGTACGTTGTTTCCCTGCTGTAGAGATGACGTTCAACGATGAGACAAACCTGGTTGAAGAGATCTTTTGTCCTGCAAATATTACGCAAGAAGAGGCACAAACTGCAGAGGCATTGGCCATAGATATTATCGAAAAGTTGGATATGGTCGGGCTGTTGGCGATCGAGTTCTTTATAGACAAACAAGGCCAGATACTCATTAATGAAGTGGCTCCACGACCACACAACAGTGGACACCATACGATAGACAGTGTGGTAACCTCCCAACTAGAACAGCTACTCCGTGCGATACTTGATCTGCCTTTAGGAAGTACAAAACTGACCAGTGCCTCAGTGATGTTGAACCTTTTGGGCGAAGCAGGGTATGAAGGTCCGGTCTATTATGAAGGTTTTAGTGAGTGTTTAGCAATAGATGGGGTCAAGATCCATCTGTATGGTAAGAAAAGTACAAGACCTTCAAGAAAGATGGGACATGTCACTGTCTTATCGGACAGTGTTGAGCATGCATTCAAAAAAGCAGATCAAGTAAAAAATATACTAAAGGTGAAATCATGGGAAAAGTAG
- the purE gene encoding 5-(carboxyamino)imidazole ribonucleotide mutase, whose product MGKVVVSIVMGSDSDLPVMQEAANMLEQFNVGYELDIVSAHRTPEKLFEFSANAHKRGIQVIIAGAGGAAHLPGMIASMSPLPVIGVPVKSSNSIDGWDSVLSILQMPGGVPVATVALNGAKNAGILAAQIVSTACEETREEIIAYKQGLAEQVMEKSKRVQSQRV is encoded by the coding sequence ATGGGAAAAGTAGTGGTGAGTATCGTTATGGGATCAGATTCTGATCTTCCTGTTATGCAAGAGGCTGCCAATATGTTAGAGCAGTTCAATGTAGGTTATGAGCTGGACATCGTCTCGGCACATAGAACACCGGAAAAACTTTTTGAGTTTTCTGCCAATGCGCATAAACGTGGGATCCAAGTCATCATTGCCGGAGCAGGGGGTGCTGCACACCTGCCGGGTATGATAGCTTCCATGTCTCCATTACCGGTCATCGGTGTACCTGTAAAATCAAGCAACTCCATTGACGGATGGGATTCCGTGCTCTCCATACTGCAGATGCCTGGAGGAGTACCTGTGGCTACTGTGGCACTCAATGGTGCCAAGAATGCAGGGATACTTGCAGCGCAGATCGTTTCAACGGCCTGTGAAGAGACCAGAGAAGAGATCATCGCCTATAAACAAGGTCTTGCAGAGCAAGTGATGGAGAAGTCAAAAAGAGTACAATCCCAGAGAGTTTAG